CATTTTACTTGAGGTACATCCCCCGTCCGCGGGTGACCTCGCCGATGCGCCAAAGGGTCTCGCCGGCGGCGGCGAAGGCCCGCTCGTAGTCCGGCCACTTAGGCGCGGCGTCGAAGAAGAGGAGCCCGCCCGAGGTCTGGGGGTCGTGGGCCAGGTGCACCAGCCGCTCGGGCGCCCCCTCCCGGACCGTCACCTCGTCGGCGTAGGCCTCCCGGTTCTTGAAGAGCCCGCCGGGTTCGAGCCGCTCGTCCATGGCGGAGAGAACCTCGGGGGAGATGAGGGGCAGCGCGTCCGTGGCGATTTCCAGCCGGACGCCGGAGTTCCGACCGACCTCCAGGGCGTGGCCCACCAGGCCGAACCCGGTCACGTCAGTGACGGCGTGAGGCCCGAGAGGCCGCATGATTCTCGCCGAGTAGCGGTTCAGCCGGGAGGCGACGGCCACCAGTTTTTTCAAGCCCTCGGGGGAGAGGGCGGCCGCCTTCTGCGCCGTGGCCAGAATCCCCGACCCCAGCGGCTTGGTGAGCGCGATGAAGTCCCCCGGCTCCGCGCCCTTGTTCTGCCAGAGCTCGTCCTCGCGGCAGATGGCGAACACCGCCAGGCCGTACTTGAACTCCACGTCGGTGACCGTGTGGCCGCCCAGGAGCAGGGCCCCGGCCTCGTCCATCTTCTCCTGCCCGCCCCGGAGCACCTCGATCAGGTATTCCAGCGGGAAATCCCGGTCCGGGTAGCAGGCGATATTGAGCGCCCCCAGGGGCTCGGCGCCCATGGCGTAGATGTCGGAGAGGGCGTTGGCGGCGGCGATGCGGCCGTAGTCCGTCGGGTCGTCCACCACCGGGGTGAAGAAGTCCGTGGTGGCCAGGAGCACCCGGCCGTCACCCAACCGCACCGCGCCGGCGTCGTCGGCGTGGTGGATGGGCGATAGCAGCCGCGCGTCGTTGACGGGGGGCAGGGCGTCCAGCACCTGCCGCAGGGCCGCGGGGCCCAGCTTACCCGCTCACCCCG
The sequence above is drawn from the bacterium genome and encodes:
- the selD gene encoding selenide, water dikinase SelD → MGPAALRQVLDALPPVNDARLLSPIHHADDAGAVRLGDGRVLLATTDFFTPVVDDPTDYGRIAAANALSDIYAMGAEPLGALNIACYPDRDFPLEYLIEVLRGGQEKMDEAGALLLGGHTVTDVEFKYGLAVFAICREDELWQNKGAEPGDFIALTKPLGSGILATAQKAAALSPEGLKKLVAVASRLNRYSARIMRPLGPHAVTDVTGFGLVGHALEVGRNSGVRLEIATDALPLISPEVLSAMDERLEPGGLFKNREAYADEVTVREGAPERLVHLAHDPQTSGGLLFFDAAPKWPDYERAFAAAGETLWRIGEVTRGRGMYLK